Proteins from a genomic interval of Treponema succinifaciens DSM 2489:
- the hisS gene encoding histidine--tRNA ligase, whose amino-acid sequence METFIQPKILKGFRDFLPQDEILRSDLIEKLTKTFRSYGFVPIDTPVLEYTEILLRKSNGETEKQMFRFEDNGGRDVAMRFDLTVPFARFTAQHKEELYFPFKRYHISKVWRGEKPQVGRYREFVQCDFDTVGSDSAVSDFETLSLMKAALSAIGVDEIKIHVNHRGIFNRFLKKLGLSEKSEDILRAVDKIAKVGEEKVSAELEEITGNADSSAKIIDYIKPLSSFEETLSHIEELAGGEDEDSKRMKTIFSMMKAAGIEGTYMLDPAITRGLDYYTGIVYETFLEKLPSIGSVCSGGRYDNLAGLYMKEKLPGVGSSIGLDRLIAGLSELGITNAKGSYLDVEIFNTDENLNVQYQEVAAKLRKEGISVEVFPDTVKINKQYSVTDKKQIPWGIMLSSNSETANTITLKNLKTREIFESISIEDAASKIKD is encoded by the coding sequence ATGGAAACATTTATTCAACCAAAAATCTTAAAAGGATTCAGAGACTTTCTTCCTCAGGATGAAATTTTGCGTTCTGATTTAATTGAAAAACTCACAAAGACATTCCGCTCTTACGGATTCGTTCCTATAGACACTCCTGTTCTTGAATATACAGAAATTTTGCTCAGAAAAAGCAACGGCGAAACAGAAAAGCAGATGTTCCGCTTTGAAGACAACGGCGGAAGAGATGTCGCAATGAGATTTGACTTGACAGTTCCTTTCGCAAGATTCACTGCACAGCACAAAGAAGAACTTTACTTTCCATTCAAAAGATACCACATTTCAAAAGTATGGCGCGGAGAAAAGCCTCAGGTAGGAAGATACAGAGAATTTGTACAGTGCGACTTTGACACAGTAGGAAGCGACAGCGCAGTATCGGACTTTGAGACACTAAGCCTTATGAAAGCAGCCCTTTCTGCAATTGGCGTTGACGAAATAAAGATTCACGTAAACCACAGAGGAATTTTCAACCGCTTTTTAAAGAAACTTGGCCTTTCAGAAAAGTCGGAAGATATTTTGAGAGCAGTAGACAAGATTGCCAAAGTTGGCGAAGAAAAAGTTTCAGCGGAACTTGAAGAAATTACAGGAAACGCGGATTCAAGCGCAAAGATTATTGACTACATAAAGCCCCTTTCTTCTTTTGAAGAGACACTTTCACACATAGAAGAGCTTGCCGGCGGCGAAGATGAAGACTCAAAACGCATGAAAACAATCTTCAGCATGATGAAAGCAGCGGGAATTGAAGGCACTTATATGCTTGATCCTGCAATCACACGCGGACTTGACTATTACACAGGCATTGTTTACGAAACTTTCCTTGAGAAACTTCCGTCAATAGGCTCTGTTTGTTCCGGCGGAAGGTATGACAACCTTGCAGGTCTTTACATGAAGGAAAAACTGCCAGGCGTAGGTTCAAGCATTGGTTTGGACAGGCTGATTGCGGGGCTTTCTGAGCTTGGAATTACAAATGCAAAAGGCAGCTACCTTGATGTGGAAATATTCAACACTGATGAAAATCTGAATGTTCAATATCAGGAAGTGGCGGCAAAACTCCGCAAAGAAGGAATTTCCGTGGAAGTATTCCCAGACACTGTAAAAATCAACAAACAGTATTCTGTAACAGATAAAAAACAAATTCCCTGGGGAATCATGCTTTCAAGCAACAGCGAAACTGCGAATACAATCACACTCAAGAACTTAAAGACAAGGGAAATCTTTGAATCTATTTCAATTGAAGATGCTGCAAGTAAAATCAAAGACTAA
- a CDS encoding bifunctional 3,4-dihydroxy-2-butanone-4-phosphate synthase/GTP cyclohydrolase II — translation MKAEKFALIEKALQDLRGGKIIMVTDDESRENEGDLICAARFATGENINFMARNACGLICMPVSSEIAKKFNFYPMTFQNQDNHETAFTVSVDHVSTTTGISAFERSTTAIALVNPETRSEDFRRPGHMFPLVAKDKGIFERQGHTEATVDLCRLAGLEPAGLCCEIMSADGHMARRPELEEKAKEWNLTLITIADLIEYRKSTEKFIERVAEANLPTKYGDFRLYGFLDTITGEHHEALVMGNVSDGKSVLCRVHSECLTGDTFGSRKCDCGEQFDLAMKKISQEGRGVLVYLSQEGRGIGILNKIKAYSLQDKGMDTVDANLALGLPEDARDYSCGIQILKNLGVSKLRLMTNNPQKIDAMNCKENGIEIEERIPLEIPVQKYDEFYLRTKAKRMGHLLSNV, via the coding sequence GGATTTGCGCGGCGGAAAAATTATAATGGTTACTGATGACGAGTCGCGCGAGAATGAAGGCGACTTGATTTGCGCGGCAAGATTTGCTACAGGCGAAAATATAAATTTCATGGCGCGGAATGCGTGCGGACTTATCTGTATGCCAGTAAGCTCTGAAATTGCAAAGAAATTCAATTTTTATCCGATGACGTTTCAAAATCAGGACAACCACGAAACTGCCTTTACAGTTTCCGTGGACCATGTTTCAACGACAACAGGAATCAGCGCATTTGAAAGAAGCACTACAGCAATTGCGCTTGTAAATCCTGAAACAAGGTCTGAAGATTTCCGTCGCCCTGGACATATGTTTCCTTTGGTTGCAAAAGACAAGGGAATTTTTGAACGCCAGGGACATACAGAGGCGACTGTTGATTTGTGCCGTCTTGCAGGTCTTGAGCCTGCTGGACTTTGCTGCGAGATTATGAGCGCAGACGGACACATGGCGCGCCGCCCTGAACTTGAAGAAAAAGCAAAAGAATGGAATTTGACTCTTATAACGATTGCCGATTTGATTGAATATAGAAAGTCAACTGAGAAATTCATTGAGCGTGTTGCAGAAGCGAATCTTCCCACAAAATATGGCGACTTTAGGCTTTACGGATTTTTGGACACAATCACGGGCGAGCATCACGAGGCTTTGGTTATGGGAAATGTTTCCGACGGAAAAAGTGTTTTGTGCCGTGTCCACAGCGAATGTCTTACAGGCGACACTTTCGGTTCAAGAAAATGCGATTGCGGCGAGCAGTTTGATCTTGCGATGAAAAAAATTTCTCAGGAAGGAAGGGGAGTTCTTGTTTATCTTTCTCAGGAAGGAAGAGGAATCGGAATCCTTAACAAGATAAAGGCTTACAGTCTTCAGGACAAAGGCATGGACACCGTGGATGCTAATCTTGCGCTTGGTCTTCCAGAAGATGCCCGGGACTATTCGTGTGGAATTCAAATTCTTAAAAACCTCGGAGTTTCAAAACTTCGCCTTATGACAAACAATCCGCAGAAAATTGACGCCATGAACTGCAAGGAAAATGGAATTGAAATCGAAGAGCGTATTCCGCTTGAAATTCCGGTTCAAAAATATGATGAATTTTATTTGAGAACAAAGGCAAAACGGATGGGGCATCTGCTTTCTAACGTTTAG
- the ribH gene encoding 6,7-dimethyl-8-ribityllumazine synthase, with protein sequence MKVIEGKVVSGSAGKIKVGIVAARFNEFIVSKLVAGAKDGLVRHDVEDDDITLCWVPGAFEIPVAAKKMAESKKYDAIICLGAVIRGATSHYDYVCAEVSKGIAQVSLQTGLPVMFGVLTTDTIDQAIERAGTKAGNKGYDCALGAIEMVNLLKQM encoded by the coding sequence ATGAAAGTTATTGAAGGAAAAGTTGTTTCTGGAAGTGCTGGCAAAATCAAAGTTGGAATTGTCGCCGCAAGGTTCAATGAGTTTATTGTTTCAAAACTTGTCGCGGGCGCAAAAGACGGACTTGTCCGTCACGATGTTGAAGATGATGACATAACTCTTTGCTGGGTTCCTGGCGCTTTTGAGATTCCTGTTGCTGCGAAAAAAATGGCTGAAAGCAAAAAATATGATGCTATTATTTGCCTTGGTGCTGTAATCCGTGGAGCTACAAGCCACTATGACTATGTTTGCGCTGAAGTTTCAAAGGGAATTGCCCAAGTTAGCTTGCAGACTGGACTTCCTGTTATGTTCGGGGTTCTTACAACTGACACGATTGACCAGGCGATTGAACGCGCTGGAACAAAAGCCGGAAATAAAGGCTACGACTGCGCCCTTGGAGCAATTGAAATGGTAAATTTGCTCAAGCAGATGTAA